In one window of uncultured Campylobacter sp. DNA:
- the thiD gene encoding bifunctional hydroxymethylpyrimidine kinase/phosphomethylpyrimidine kinase, whose translation MRKILTIAGSDSGGGAGIQADIKTISAHKMFAMSAITALTAQNSRGVFGVLDVSPDFVEAQLDAIFSDIFPDAVKIGMISNEGVAEAIAKSLSRHGAKNVVLDPVMVATSGGVLMKQSALHALKYELAPTAEIITPNVREAEVLAEMKILSLADMRAAAVKISQFFGGAILIKGGDLAGASVACGAAGAARNFNASQRKTDENGARENSACLTERANFASENFTSECKNLTAGTEPSFEQNLSAAPLDAGFELSGEDEDGDVRNLAVDILYENGKFYEFSAPKIATRNTHGTGCTLSSAIACALAAGLSLAAAVAHAKGFVRRALGWDEQIGHGCGAIDHYFTVQDPFGADFDGSCANEIKIISRD comes from the coding sequence ATGAGAAAAATTCTTACTATCGCGGGATCTGATAGCGGCGGCGGCGCGGGCATCCAAGCCGATATCAAGACGATTAGCGCGCACAAGATGTTTGCTATGAGCGCTATTACGGCGCTTACGGCGCAAAATTCGCGCGGCGTATTCGGCGTGCTAGATGTTTCGCCAGATTTTGTGGAGGCACAGCTGGATGCGATTTTTAGCGATATCTTTCCGGACGCCGTTAAAATCGGAATGATCTCCAATGAGGGGGTTGCCGAGGCTATCGCAAAGAGCCTGAGCAGGCACGGCGCAAAAAACGTCGTCTTAGATCCCGTAATGGTCGCCACCAGCGGCGGAGTTTTGATGAAACAAAGCGCGCTGCATGCGCTAAAATACGAGCTCGCTCCCACTGCGGAGATTATCACGCCCAACGTGCGCGAGGCCGAGGTTTTGGCGGAGATGAAAATTTTAAGCTTAGCCGATATGCGTGCCGCGGCAGTTAAAATTTCGCAGTTTTTCGGCGGCGCGATTTTGATCAAAGGCGGCGATCTTGCGGGTGCGAGTGTAGCTTGCGGCGCGGCGGGAGCGGCGCGAAATTTTAATGCTTCGCAGCGTAAAACGGATGAGAATGGCGCACGCGAAAATTCTGCGTGTTTGACGGAGCGCGCAAATTTCGCAAGTGAAAATTTTACTAGCGAATGCAAAAATTTAACTGCGGGCACGGAGCCTTCTTTTGAACAAAATTTATCCGCAGCACCTTTAGATGCGGGTTTTGAACTGAGCGGCGAGGACGAGGACGGGGATGTGAGAAACTTAGCGGTCGATATTTTATACGAAAACGGCAAATTTTATGAGTTTTCCGCGCCTAAAATTGCTACGCGTAACACCCACGGCACGGGTTGTACCCTCTCAAGCGCGATCGCGTGCGCGCTGGCGGCGGGGCTTAGCCTGGCCGCAGCCGTCGCCCATGCCAAGGGCTTCGTGCGCAGGGCGCTTGGCTGGGATGAACAGATCGGGCACGGATGCGGCGCGATAGATCATTATTTCACGGTCCAAGATCCCTTCGGCGCGGACTTTGACGGATCTTGCGCGAACGAAATCAAAATCATCTCTCGAGACTAA
- a CDS encoding aldo/keto reductase produces the protein MEFVILNDGNKMPILGFGVFQVDPKEAQRCVEDAISVGYRSIDTAKAYQNEESVGAAIKTALAGGLKREELFITTKLWISDAGEKQALKAFDASMKKLGLDYLDLYLIHQPYGDIYGAWRAMKRLRDEGLVRSIGVSNFYADRIVDLRENSGVIPAVNQLECHPFFQREALKRVLDGYGITFESWASFAEGKNDIFKNAVLSGIGEKYGKSSAQVILRWLIQRGIVVIPKSVKIERMRQNFDIFDFALTPDDMAAIAALDTGKTLFFDHRDAERVKWIIHAFDK, from the coding sequence ATGGAATTTGTAATCTTAAACGACGGCAACAAGATGCCGATTTTAGGATTTGGCGTATTTCAGGTAGATCCGAAAGAGGCTCAAAGATGCGTTGAGGATGCGATCTCGGTCGGCTACCGCAGCATCGATACGGCAAAGGCGTATCAAAACGAAGAGAGCGTTGGTGCAGCAATTAAGACGGCTCTTGCAGGTGGGTTAAAGCGCGAGGAGCTGTTTATCACTACTAAGCTTTGGATCAGCGATGCGGGCGAAAAACAAGCGCTAAAGGCCTTTGATGCGTCGATGAAAAAGCTAGGGCTTGACTACCTCGACCTTTATCTCATTCATCAGCCATATGGCGATATTTACGGCGCGTGGCGAGCGATGAAACGTTTGCGCGATGAGGGCCTTGTTCGCTCTATCGGCGTTAGCAACTTCTACGCTGATCGGATCGTCGATCTGCGCGAAAACAGCGGCGTCATCCCTGCGGTAAATCAGCTTGAGTGTCATCCATTTTTTCAGCGTGAAGCATTAAAGCGCGTGCTTGATGGCTACGGCATAACATTTGAGTCGTGGGCTAGCTTCGCCGAGGGCAAAAACGATATATTTAAAAACGCCGTACTAAGCGGTATCGGTGAAAAATATGGTAAAAGCTCAGCTCAGGTTATTTTGCGCTGGTTAATTCAGCGCGGCATCGTCGTCATTCCAAAGAGTGTAAAAATAGAGCGAATGAGGCAGAATTTCGATATTTTTGATTTTGCGCTTACGCCTGATGATATGGCTGCTATCGCTGCGCTGGATACAGGCAAGACGCTATTTTTTGATCATAGAGACGCCGAGCGCGTAAAATGGATAATACATGCTTTTGATAAGTAA
- a CDS encoding flavin reductase family protein, translating to MAIIKVDLQKSYRILNPGATTLVSAKYDGDVNAMAITWAQALDYDKVTIVPHNGSYTRTLIEKSGYFAVQIPTAAQAELVSELGAENNSRFDNADKMKNVEIFYQDDSRVPLIAGCAAWLVCKRIPEPRNEQSYDLFIGEVVAAYADERIFDGRHWLFEKIPDELKTLHYVAGGRYYLDGKAVDTKRTPP from the coding sequence ATGGCGATCATAAAAGTCGATCTACAAAAATCATACCGTATCCTAAATCCGGGCGCGACCACGCTCGTATCGGCCAAATACGATGGCGACGTCAACGCGATGGCGATAACGTGGGCGCAGGCGCTCGACTACGATAAGGTTACCATCGTGCCGCACAACGGCTCGTACACGAGGACGCTCATCGAAAAGAGTGGGTATTTCGCCGTGCAGATCCCCACGGCCGCGCAGGCGGAGCTGGTTAGCGAGCTGGGCGCCGAAAACAACTCGCGCTTTGATAACGCGGACAAGATGAAAAACGTGGAAATTTTTTATCAAGATGACTCCCGCGTACCGCTGATCGCGGGCTGCGCTGCATGGCTCGTTTGCAAGCGTATCCCCGAGCCTCGCAACGAGCAGAGCTACGATCTTTTCATTGGCGAGGTCGTCGCGGCATACGCGGACGAGCGGATATTTGACGGCAGGCACTGGCTGTTCGAAAAGATCCCTGACGAGCTAAAAACGCTCCACTACGTCGCCGGCGGTCGGTATTATCTTGACGGCAAAGCGGTAGATACCAAGCGCACGCCCCCATAA
- a CDS encoding aryl-sulfate sulfotransferase — MRKNFFGSIVLAAALASGAFIAVPQTASAGVLAHQVKTQGELGSVFINPYDVAPLTAVIDRAGKDIKDIHVRVLGKPNGGIDIAYNVSEHALLTHDGVPIWGLYPDYLNEVEVSYVFNGEKKVEKYKIYAQPIVTYSRDYRFSHMQKMKVKKVDPAFKNRLYLINNTITSVYKPLDWKNGGAASWNDFTENFVVDTQGEVRWYLDYQKFYDRSERRVMDGGMMMGFHQLPNGDLSWGMAQRYMRYDMMGKEVYNRELPRGYIDLSHEVMPLKGDHLLLRVGKYNYHHPDGRISHTIRDHIIEVDGSGKVVDEWDLNEIFGKNVYRSNLIKALDARAVCLNIDMDAKEIKISDDLPFGDVTSTGTGRNWAHVNSISHDPSDDGIILSLRHQGIVKIGRDKKVKWILASPEGWSADFKEKVLVPVDKNGNKIKCENSKCEGDFDWSWTQHTAWLTPRYDNKGSVKHISVFDNGDGRGMEQPALKEQKYSRAVEYKIDEKKGTVEQTWEFGKERGFDFYSAVTSNVEWQKDKSTYFISSSNVYLLKPDKTIKMVLVEIDPKSNDIKFEMDVESASRDDVAYRAIVIDPNIFDY, encoded by the coding sequence ATGCGTAAGAATTTTTTCGGTTCTATCGTTTTGGCTGCAGCCTTGGCAAGCGGCGCGTTTATAGCGGTGCCGCAGACTGCGAGTGCGGGCGTTTTGGCACATCAGGTAAAAACCCAAGGCGAGCTTGGCTCGGTGTTTATCAACCCATACGACGTGGCGCCTCTAACGGCCGTTATTGATCGCGCGGGCAAGGACATCAAGGATATCCACGTGCGGGTACTAGGAAAACCTAACGGCGGCATCGACATCGCCTATAACGTCTCCGAGCATGCGCTACTGACGCACGACGGCGTGCCGATCTGGGGGCTGTATCCCGACTATCTAAACGAGGTCGAGGTAAGCTACGTTTTTAACGGCGAAAAGAAGGTCGAAAAGTATAAAATTTACGCTCAGCCGATCGTGACGTATAGCCGCGATTATAGATTTAGCCACATGCAAAAGATGAAGGTTAAAAAGGTCGATCCCGCCTTTAAAAACAGGCTCTACCTCATCAACAACACCATAACGAGCGTCTATAAGCCGCTTGATTGGAAAAACGGCGGTGCAGCTAGCTGGAACGACTTTACAGAAAATTTCGTCGTCGATACGCAAGGCGAGGTCAGATGGTATCTGGACTATCAGAAATTTTACGACCGCAGCGAGCGCAGAGTGATGGACGGCGGCATGATGATGGGCTTTCATCAGCTGCCAAACGGCGATCTGAGCTGGGGCATGGCGCAGCGATATATGCGCTACGACATGATGGGCAAGGAGGTGTATAACCGCGAGCTGCCGCGCGGCTACATCGACCTTAGCCACGAGGTGATGCCGCTAAAAGGCGATCATCTGCTGCTTCGCGTCGGTAAATATAACTACCATCATCCTGACGGCAGAATTTCGCACACGATCAGAGATCATATCATCGAAGTGGACGGCAGCGGCAAGGTCGTGGACGAGTGGGATCTGAATGAAATTTTCGGTAAAAACGTCTACCGCAGCAACCTCATCAAGGCTCTTGACGCTCGTGCCGTATGCCTAAACATCGACATGGACGCCAAAGAGATTAAAATCAGCGACGATCTGCCATTCGGCGACGTGACCTCGACCGGCACGGGACGCAACTGGGCGCATGTAAACTCGATCTCGCACGATCCTAGCGACGACGGCATCATCCTCTCGCTTCGCCACCAAGGTATCGTTAAGATCGGTCGCGACAAAAAGGTAAAATGGATCCTCGCATCGCCTGAGGGCTGGAGCGCGGACTTTAAAGAAAAAGTGCTAGTGCCCGTGGATAAAAACGGCAACAAAATTAAATGCGAAAACTCAAAATGCGAGGGCGATTTCGACTGGTCGTGGACGCAGCACACCGCGTGGCTAACTCCGCGCTACGATAACAAGGGCAGTGTAAAGCACATCAGCGTATTTGACAATGGCGACGGCCGCGGCATGGAGCAGCCTGCGCTAAAAGAGCAAAAATACTCTCGCGCGGTCGAGTACAAGATCGACGAGAAAAAGGGCACGGTAGAACAGACGTGGGAGTTTGGCAAGGAGCGCGGATTTGATTTTTACAGCGCGGTTACTAGCAACGTGGAGTGGCAAAAGGATAAAAGCACGTACTTCATCTCAAGCTCGAACGTCTATCTGCTAAAGCCCGATAAAACGATCAAAATGGTGCTCGTGGAGATCGATCCGAAGAGCAACGACATCAAATTTGAGATGGACGTGGAGTCTGCGTCAAGAGACGACGTGGCATACCGCGCGATAGTGATCGATCCGAATATCTTTGATTATTAA
- a CDS encoding thiol:disulfide interchange protein DsbA/DsbL: MKKVSKFIQILAAVCLISVGANALEEGVNYQVLQKPLNVPKNSVVKIFNYECPHCYAFDRTVTPQLMKKLEGAEFLPWHLKTKGVFGQTASGIFAALIVLDEKDDVSLLSDESKFKKAKFAIYKAVHDKKDDFGGGSDKQRFIKTALDAAGVSESEYEAALASKKAQALLAQWDAGYEVAVISGVPAFVVSGKYLLNTSSFGSVDEMVAAVKELLAK; encoded by the coding sequence ATGAAAAAGGTTTCCAAATTTATACAAATTTTAGCCGCCGTTTGCTTGATTAGCGTAGGTGCAAACGCACTAGAGGAGGGCGTTAATTATCAAGTGTTGCAAAAGCCGCTAAACGTGCCGAAAAACAGCGTCGTCAAAATTTTTAACTACGAGTGCCCGCACTGCTATGCGTTTGATAGGACGGTCACGCCGCAGCTGATGAAAAAGCTCGAAGGGGCGGAGTTTTTGCCGTGGCATCTAAAGACCAAGGGTGTGTTCGGACAGACGGCGAGCGGTATATTCGCAGCCCTTATCGTGCTTGATGAAAAGGACGATGTGAGCCTACTAAGCGACGAGTCGAAATTTAAAAAGGCGAAATTCGCGATTTACAAAGCGGTCCACGACAAAAAGGACGATTTTGGCGGCGGCAGTGATAAACAAAGGTTCATCAAAACCGCGCTGGATGCCGCGGGCGTGAGCGAGAGCGAATATGAAGCGGCGCTTGCCAGCAAAAAGGCGCAGGCTCTGCTCGCGCAGTGGGACGCGGGCTACGAGGTCGCGGTGATTTCAGGCGTGCCAGCGTTCGTCGTGAGCGGCAAGTATCTCTTAAACACCTCCTCGTTCGGTTCCGTCGATGAAATGGTCGCCGCAGTAAAGGAGCTGCTAGCGAAATAG
- a CDS encoding PQQ-binding-like beta-propeller repeat protein — MREQDYETLKAEWQKEWNEKGEKYAKAVNDMVAFAEVHGWDAYEGEDAVDEREGVTQLCEAVFELLKDANERGETAKFRADFPPSNVIFDKKLRKKLRDIDQICPLGGENVLFIASNDDGKTLYLLEGDRVSEVADDVIAVGKSKRNEIYALLNQDEVWLIRGYDGKSGGELVARFSHELEIIYDEAEILPFNDGSKVLLAAHDGIFLISQSGAKLIHPIYEDEGEDEDEYELEIAMANATISNDNELIVAGEQDTDEHVLMDREGERLGGIGAQSAYPHFCLFSADDTQLITNSCHFYNGVTIGVGRAALKRGLEVEAYSYDEEGEKNFTLIDDAMRVYAGVATRDFYILGDAYGYIKAVGKDGRKIWRHYLGGTIKSMALSEDGRVLFVGTYGGRLHKLRLGAGQDSHTIGNGNHKEEFRLIAYEDKIYRW; from the coding sequence ATGCGCGAGCAGGACTACGAGACGCTTAAGGCGGAGTGGCAAAAAGAGTGGAACGAAAAGGGCGAGAAATACGCCAAGGCCGTAAACGATATGGTGGCGTTTGCGGAGGTGCACGGCTGGGACGCCTACGAGGGCGAGGATGCGGTCGATGAGCGCGAGGGTGTGACGCAGCTTTGCGAGGCGGTTTTTGAGCTGCTAAAGGATGCCAACGAGCGCGGCGAGACGGCGAAATTTAGAGCCGATTTTCCGCCCTCAAACGTCATTTTCGATAAAAAGTTGAGAAAAAAGCTAAGAGACATCGATCAAATTTGCCCTCTTGGCGGCGAGAACGTCCTTTTTATCGCCTCAAACGACGACGGCAAGACGCTGTATCTGCTGGAGGGCGACCGCGTGAGCGAGGTGGCGGACGACGTCATCGCCGTGGGCAAGTCAAAGCGAAACGAAATTTACGCCCTGCTAAATCAAGACGAGGTATGGCTGATCAGGGGCTACGACGGCAAGAGCGGCGGCGAGCTGGTGGCGAGATTTAGCCACGAGCTTGAGATCATCTACGACGAGGCTGAAATTTTACCCTTTAACGACGGCAGCAAGGTGCTTTTGGCCGCCCATGACGGAATTTTTTTGATTTCGCAAAGCGGCGCGAAGCTCATCCATCCGATCTACGAGGATGAGGGCGAGGACGAGGACGAATATGAGCTCGAGATAGCCATGGCAAATGCGACCATCTCAAACGACAACGAGTTAATCGTCGCGGGTGAGCAAGATACCGATGAGCACGTCCTGATGGATCGCGAGGGCGAGCGACTGGGCGGCATCGGCGCGCAGAGCGCATATCCACACTTTTGCCTATTTAGCGCGGACGATACGCAGCTCATCACGAACTCCTGCCACTTTTACAACGGCGTTACGATCGGCGTGGGCAGGGCGGCTCTAAAGCGAGGGCTGGAGGTCGAGGCTTATTCGTATGACGAAGAGGGCGAGAAAAATTTCACGCTGATCGACGATGCGATGAGAGTTTACGCGGGCGTAGCGACGCGGGACTTTTACATCCTCGGCGATGCATACGGCTACATCAAGGCAGTCGGCAAGGACGGGCGTAAAATTTGGCGCCACTATCTGGGCGGTACGATAAAGTCTATGGCGTTAAGCGAGGACGGGAGAGTGCTTTTTGTGGGCACTTACGGCGGCAGGCTGCATAAGCTACGCCTAGGCGCGGGCCAAGACAGCCACACGATCGGCAACGGCAACCACAAAGAGGAGTTTAGACTGATCGCTTACGAGGATAAAATTTATCGGTGGTAA
- a CDS encoding SDR family NAD(P)-dependent oxidoreductase, translating into MKKYIVITGASSGIGAATAKAFAGRGENLILIARRAELLQNLKDEIAQIAPESDVVIKICDLARNENVLALWGELKSYELKALINNAGFGDYGAVGERDLSKISQMLQLNVISLTLLSHLFVRDYKRKPAQLINISSAGGYSMVPNAVTYCASKFFVSAFTEGLHRELVQDKEAKMQAKVLAPAATRTEFGPVATDDAGYDYDAAFKRYHSSEEMAEFLLALYDSDACVGAVDRNNFEFSLQAPRFDYAGKR; encoded by the coding sequence ATGAAAAAATATATCGTCATCACCGGCGCAAGTTCGGGTATCGGAGCAGCTACGGCAAAGGCCTTTGCCGGGCGAGGAGAAAATTTGATCCTAATCGCGCGCAGAGCGGAGCTGCTGCAAAACTTAAAGGACGAGATCGCGCAGATCGCGCCCGAATCGGACGTAGTCATTAAAATTTGCGACCTTGCGCGCAACGAGAACGTCCTAGCGCTTTGGGGCGAGCTAAAAAGCTACGAGCTGAAGGCGCTCATAAACAACGCGGGCTTCGGGGATTACGGCGCGGTCGGCGAGCGCGATCTATCCAAAATCTCGCAGATGTTACAGCTCAACGTCATTTCGCTCACGCTGCTAAGCCACCTCTTCGTGCGCGATTACAAGCGCAAGCCCGCCCAGCTCATCAATATATCCTCTGCTGGCGGCTACAGCATGGTGCCAAACGCCGTCACCTACTGCGCGAGCAAGTTTTTCGTAAGCGCCTTTACGGAGGGCTTGCACCGAGAGCTGGTGCAGGATAAAGAGGCCAAAATGCAGGCTAAAGTTCTAGCGCCCGCCGCGACTAGGACGGAATTCGGCCCCGTGGCGACGGATGACGCGGGCTACGACTACGACGCGGCTTTTAAGCGCTATCACTCGAGCGAGGAGATGGCGGAATTCCTGCTCGCGCTTTACGATAGCGACGCGTGTGTGGGCGCGGTGGATCGAAACAACTTCGAGTTTAGCTTACAAGCCCCGCGATTTGACTATGCAGGTAAACGCTAA
- a CDS encoding efflux RND transporter periplasmic adaptor subunit, which yields MKKVASLIFAAFLVSGCSYFEKKEESGAKQGGGTPALPVGVFIAKSADVPIILKFNGQTVSELEIMLKPQVSGTIEKQLFEPGHSVKKGDVLYEIDRSRYQATFDSANANLQNASADYKRAKALKASNTISQKDFDTAKAAFMVAEANFKSAKIDFDHSLVTAPFDGMAGDTQKDVGAYVNVGEDLVRLSKFDPIDVEFGIADVDRLELDANLRNGQWKQLGRRVSVNLGGKDYNGTLSFIDSVINTNTASVSAKAQIPNPSLEIRPGVFTKISVDGFYQKNGFKIPQVALKQDLSNTIVYVVQDGKVAKKVVKIAAQDTRTATISSGLQDGDQIILDNFKKINVGSKVTPIPASTDPYVAGQPNEQPSQSNAESGK from the coding sequence ATGAAAAAAGTCGCTAGTTTGATTTTCGCAGCGTTTTTAGTTTCGGGCTGCTCCTATTTCGAAAAAAAGGAGGAAAGCGGCGCGAAGCAAGGCGGCGGGACCCCCGCGCTGCCGGTAGGTGTATTTATCGCCAAATCCGCCGACGTGCCGATAATTTTGAAATTTAACGGACAGACCGTGAGCGAGCTTGAGATAATGCTGAAGCCGCAGGTTTCGGGCACCATCGAAAAGCAGCTTTTCGAGCCGGGGCACAGCGTCAAAAAGGGCGACGTGCTCTACGAGATCGATCGCTCGCGCTACCAAGCGACGTTTGACAGCGCAAACGCTAATCTGCAAAACGCCTCGGCGGACTACAAAAGAGCTAAGGCGCTAAAAGCTAGCAACACGATCTCTCAAAAGGACTTCGACACCGCAAAAGCCGCGTTTATGGTAGCCGAAGCAAATTTTAAAAGCGCCAAGATCGATTTTGACCACTCGCTCGTGACCGCGCCTTTTGACGGCATGGCTGGCGATACGCAAAAAGACGTAGGCGCATACGTAAACGTGGGCGAGGATCTGGTGCGTCTTAGCAAATTTGATCCGATCGACGTGGAATTCGGTATCGCAGACGTTGATAGACTGGAGCTTGATGCAAATTTAAGAAACGGGCAATGGAAGCAGCTAGGGCGCAGGGTGAGCGTAAATCTCGGCGGCAAGGACTACAACGGCACGCTAAGCTTTATCGATAGCGTCATCAATACAAATACCGCGTCCGTCAGCGCCAAAGCTCAAATTCCAAATCCAAGCTTAGAAATTCGCCCGGGCGTTTTTACCAAAATAAGCGTCGATGGCTTTTATCAGAAAAACGGCTTTAAAATTCCGCAAGTTGCGCTCAAGCAAGATCTTAGCAACACCATAGTCTATGTCGTGCAAGACGGAAAGGTCGCTAAAAAGGTGGTCAAAATCGCGGCTCAAGATACCCGCACGGCGACGATCTCAAGCGGACTGCAAGACGGCGATCAGATTATTTTGGATAATTTTAAAAAGATCAACGTGGGCTCCAAGGTCACTCCGATACCCGCAAGCACCGATCCTTACGTAGCAGGGCAGCCTAACGAGCAACCGTCTCAGAGCAATGCGGAAAGCGGGAAATAA
- a CDS encoding 4-oxalocrotonate tautomerase family protein: MPFVNIKVAAPEPTKEQKKQIIAEITDTLARVLDKDPAAILVMIETLGMDSIGKSGLSLEEVKQNKEKK, from the coding sequence ATGCCATTCGTAAATATAAAAGTAGCCGCTCCAGAGCCTACAAAAGAGCAAAAAAAGCAAATCATCGCCGAGATTACGGACACGCTAGCACGCGTATTAGACAAAGACCCAGCCGCAATACTCGTGATGATCGAAACGCTCGGTATGGACAGCATCGGTAAAAGCGGTCTAAGTCTTGAGGAGGTCAAACAAAATAAAGAGAAAAAATGA